The stretch of DNA NNNNNNNNNNNNNNNNNNNNNNNNNNNNNNNNNNNNNNNNNNNNNNNNNNNNNNNNNNNNNNNNNNNNNNNNNNNNNNNNNNNNNNNNNNNNNNNNNNNNNNNNNNNNNNNNNNNNNNNNNNNNNNNNNNNNNNNNNNNNNNNNNNNNNNNNNNNNNNNNNNNNNNNNNNNNNNNNNNNNNNNNNNNNNNNNNNNNNNNNNNNNNNNNNNNNNNNNNNNNNNNNNNNNNNNNNNNNNNNNNNNNNNNNNNNNNNNNNNNNNNNNNNNNNNNNNNNNNNNNNNNNNNNNNNNNNNNNNNNNNNNNNNNNNNNNNNNNNNNNNNNNNNNNNNNNNNNNNNNNNNNNNNNNNNNNNNNNNNNNNNNNNNNNNNNNNNNNNNNNNNNNNNNNNNNNNNNNNNNNNNNNNNNNNNNNNNNNNNNNNNNNNNNNNNNNNNNNNNNNNNNNNNNNNNNNNNNNNNNNNNNNNNNNNNNNNNNNNNNNNNNNNNNNNNNNNNNNNNNNNNNNNNNNNNNNNNNNNNNNNNNNNNNNNNNNNNNNNNNNNNNNNNNNNNNNNNNNNNNNNNNNNNNNNNNNNNNNNNNNNNNNNNNNNNNNNNNNNNNNNNNNNNNNNNNNNNNNNNNNNNNNNNNNNNNNNNNNNNNNNNNNNNNNNNNNNNNNNNNNNNNNNNNNNNNNNNNNNNNNNNNNNNNNNNNNNNNNNNNNNNNNNNNNNNNNNNNNNNNNNNNNNNNNNNNNNNNNNNNNNNNNNNNNNNNNNNNNNNNNNNNNNNNNNNNNNNNNNNNNNNNNNNNNNNNNNNNNNNNNNNNNNNNNNNNNNNNNNNNNNNNNNNNNNNNNNNNNNNNNNNNNNNNNNNNNNNNNNNNNNNNNNNNNNNNNNNNNNNNNNNNNNNNNNNNNNNNNNNNNNNNNNNNNNNNNNNNNNNNNNNNNNNNNNNNNNNNNNNNNNNNNNNNNNNNNNNNNNNNNNNNNNNNNNNNNNNNNNNNNNNNNNNNNNNNNNNNNNNNNNNNNNNNNNNNNNNNNNNNNNNNNNNNNNNNNNNNNNNNNNNNNNNNNNNNNNNNNNNNNNNNNNNNNNNNNNNNNNNNNNNNNNNNNNNNNNNNNNNNNNNNNNNNNNNNNNNNNNNNNNNNNNNNNNNNNNNNNNNNNNNNNNNNNNNNNNNNNNNNNNNNNNNNNNNNNNNNNNNNNNNNNNNNNNNNNNNNNNNNNNNNNNNNNNNNNNNNNNNNNNNNNNNNNNNNNNNNNNNNNNNNNNNNNNNNNNNNNNNNNNNNNNNNNNNNNNNNNNNNNNNNNNNNNNNNNNNNNNNNNNNNNNNNNNNNNNNNNNNNNNNNNNNNNNNNNNNNNNNNNNNNNNNNNNNNNNNNNNNNNNNNNNNNNNNNNNNNNNNNNNNNNNNNNNNNNNNNNNNNNNNNNNNNNNNNNNNNNNNNNNNNNNNNNNNNNNNNNNNNNNNNNNNNNNNNNNNNNNNNNNNNNNNNNNNNNNNNNNNNNNNNNNNNNNNNNNNNNNNNNNNNNNNNNNNNNNNNNNNNNNNNNNNNNNNNNNNNNNNNNNNNNNNNNNNNNNNNNNNNNNNNNNNNNNNNNNNNNNNNNNNNNNNNNNNNNNNNNNNNNNNNNNNNNNNNNNNNNNNNNNNNNNNNNNNNNNNNNNNNNNNNNNNNNNNNNNNNNNNNNNNNNNNNNNNNNNNNNNNNNNNNNNNNNNNNNNNNNNNNNNNNNNNNNNNNNNNNNNNNNNNNNNNNNNNNNNNNNNNNNNNNNNNNNNNNNNNNNNNNNNNNNNNNNNNNNNNNNNNNNNNNNNNNNNNNNNNNNNNNNNNNNNNNNNNNNNNNNNNNNNNNNNNNNNNNNNNNNNNNNNNNNNNNNNNNNNNNNNNNNNNNNNNNNNNNNNNNNNNNNNNNNNNNNNNNNNNNNNNNNNNNNNNNNNNNNNNNNNNNNNNNNNNNNNNNNNNNNNNNNNNNNNNNNNNNNNNNNNNNNNNNNNNNNNNNNNNNNNNNNNNNNNNNNNNNNNNNNNNNNNNNNNNNNNNNNNNNNNNNNNNNNNNNNNNNNNNNNNNNNNNNNNNNNNNNNNNNNNNNNNNNNNNNNNNNNNNNNNNNNNNNNNNNNNNNNNNNNNNNNNNNNNNNNNNNNNNNNNNNNNNNNNNNNNNNNNNNNNNNNNNNNNNNNNNNNNNNNNNNNNNNNNNNNNNNNNNNNNNNNNNNNNNNNNNNNNNNNNNNNNNNNNNNNNNNNNNNNNNNNNNNNNNNNNNNNNNNNNNNNNNNNNNNNNNNNNNNNNNNNNNNNNNNNNNNNNNNNNNNNNNNNNNNNNNNNNNNNNNNNNNNNNNNNNNNNNNNNNNNNNNNNNNNNNNNNNNNNNNNNNNNNNNNNNNNNNNNNNNNNNNNNNNNNNNNNNNNNNNNNNNNNNNNNNNNNNNNNNNNNNNNNNNNNNNNNNNNNNNNNNNNNNNNNNNNNNNNNNNNNNNNNNNNNNNNNNNNNNNNNNNNNNNNNNNNNNNNNNNNNNNNNNNNNNNNNNNNNNNNNNNNNNNNNNNNNNNNNNNNNNNNNNNNNNNNNNNNNNNNNNNNNNNNNNNNNNNNNNNNNNNNNNNNNNNNNNNNNNNNNNNNNNNNNNNNNNNNNNNNNNNNNNNNNNNNNNNNNNNNNNNNNNNNNNNNNNNNNNNNNNNNNNNNNNNNNNNNNNNNNNNNNNNNNNNNNNNNNNNNNNNNNNNNNNNNNNNNNNNNNNNNNNNNNNNNNNNNNNNNNNNNNNNNNNNNNNNNNNNNNNNNNNNNNNNNNNNNNNNNNNNNNNNNNNNNNNNNNNNNNNNNNNNNNNNNNNNNNNNNNNNNNNNNNNNNNNNNNNNNNNNNNNNNNNNNNNNNNNNNNNNNNNNNNNNNNNNNNNNNNNNNNNNNNNNNNNNNNNNNNNNNNNNNNNNNNNNNNNNNNNNNNNNNNNNNNNNNNNNNNNNNNNNNNNNNNNNNNNNNNNNNNNNNNNNNNNNNNNNNNNNNNNNNNNNNNNNNNNNNNNNNNNNNNNNNNNNNNNNNNNNNNNNNNNNNNNNNNNNNNNNNNNNNNNNNNNNNNNNNNNNNNNNNNNNNNNNNNNNNNNNNNNNNNNNNNNNNNNNNNNNNNNNNNNNNNNNNNNNNNNNNNNNNNNNNNNNNNNNNNNNNNNNNNNNNNNagaagaagataaaaatcattatcttagtatgtacataacaaaacttccatatcctgctaatgaatttataatgggaagatttataagagaaataaatagaggaacaattgaaaataattttggtggagcaacctctgcaataagagaggaaataaaagaacgttgtatgcaagaagcaactcaaaaaagatttgcaaatataatcagaatttgctgtcaggataatgaggagatacctcaaaaatatggtcttaataaaaatcttcaaagaaaaagaaaatatcaatttagaagaagaaaatactatccaaactggagaaaaaagagatattttagaaaagaaaataacaataaaaataaaagacaaagaaataactattgcccaaataaaaaagaaaattgtaaatattggtattgtcaagaagaaggacactacGCAAATGAATGCccgaaaaagaaggataaaaaggatcttactaaacaaatagaNNNNNNNNNNNNNNNNNNNNNNNNNNNNNNNNNNNNNNNNNNNNNNNNNNNNNNNNNNNNNNNNNNNNNNNNNNNNNNNNNNNNNNNNNNNNNNNNNNNNGAACACTGTGTAGGCCGAGCTTAAGCACTTCCGAGCAAGTCGTCAACCGAGAGGAAGGGCTTTACGTCGGCCAGGGTCAAATACCGCGGCGAGAATACCTGCAAAAgatactccgacgctcaagtcagtaatGAGCtcagaaaagagagagagaataattaAGTGAGAGTGAGATAAGTGAATATGAAAACTGATAAATGAAAACCTGAGACCTAGTCGAGCGTATCAGCTAGGTCTTATAGGAGTTGGTTTTTACCCGTTAGTGGGTGAGTCCTAGTTTATAGGTTAGTTAGGATATTCTGTTTTGGTGCTATAAACCAGTTGAGCACGTTTCTTATTTTAAGTTGGGTGATGCTGCTTCGGTCCTGATCATGTGCCGGGATTTTTGGACGGCTGATACGGGACCGAGCTTTATGATGCACGTGTCTTTTATGTGATTGGATGAGGCCGAGCTTATCTGCTTTTGGGCCGAGCTTGTTTAATGTGATGTCAGCCTCAGATATTTGCGTGCCGAGCATTCCGGACGACCGAGGATACAGGTACCGTATCATAGCCCCCCAAGCTTGCCTTGGTTTGGACAAGACTAAGGCGAGCTTTGTATACTTCGGATGGCAAAATCCTCGGtcgttttatttattatgtgtGCTCCTTACAGCCCCCGAGCTTGCCTTGACTTGGACAAAGCGAGGGCGAGCTTTTTCCTCGGAGTTGTCATATACTTAAGTAGATTATCCGCTCTTTCTCTTTATGCCTCCAAGCTCGTTGTAGTTTGAGGTGCTGATTTTGAAAACGTTCCTTGGCATTTAATGCTTGCTTGGTTCTTTGCGCCTTAATGAATGATTGATTTGATTGTGCTGCGAACTTCAAGGTACCCCTGGCCGTATGATTTGTTAGGCTTTGATCGTGGGTTTTTTAATGGCTAAGATTCCAAGGGTAGTGCTTCATTTGTAACCGCTCCCTTCACTATGTAATAAACGTGCTTGGATTCCCTAGTTTTTGTATTAGGGACTTCTGCGTTTTGGATAAAAAATGAGTAAGAAAGGTGAGTAGTgatttgtgtcttttgtttccttcatctctttttttttattctggttttcttgtttttatgGAAGAGGAAAAGTCTGGTGCGGGTGAGGGTGACTTGTATTGTTGGGTTGATTCTAAGGTTAAGGGGTATGTGTCTCAATTTAGTGATATGGAGGCGGTTGACATGCTGGGTTCTAATGTGTGGGTTAGGAGTGGTAGTAgcataaggatagagatacttccTTGTGGTGTTGGTGATCGGGTTTTTCATCGTTATGATGATTGGCCTTTTTTCTATATGTATAGTTGTTTGTTTACTGAGATAGGGATTAGGGTTCCTTTTACTGACTTTGAGTGTGGTGTTCTTTACTGGTTGAACTGCGCCCCTAGCCAACTTCATCCGAACTCGTGGGGGTTTGTAAGGGCTTTCGAAGTATTAATGGAATTCCTTGAGCAGCCTTCCTCTCTCAGgttgtttttttctttatttcaggCAAAGGGGGTTAACCGAGGTCTTTGGGTCAACCTTAGTAGTTATCCTCGTCGTGCCGTTTTTGGTCTTTACAAGTCCTcgtttaaagattttaaaaccATGTATGTGAAGGTAAAGAGCGTGCCGGAGAAGTTTCATTTTTACCTTAACGAGTATCTTGTTGAGAAGTTTCCGTTATTTTGGTGTCCTGAGCCGATGCAAGCTTTAGATGTAGATGATAGGTCGATTGATGATGATCTTGTGATGGAGTTTTTGTTTGAAATGTTGGGTCCGAAAGGGTTGCTGTCTGTGTCTGAGTTGTTAAGATGGGATACTGATAGGCAGGCTGTTCTGAATTATCTAGGTAATTtagttgttttttgttttgttgttgattTCCTCTCATATGTTCTTATCGTGCTGGGTGTTGTGCAGGTGATAAAGCGCCAACGATAACTACTGCTGGTTTGAAGTTGTTCTTCAATCAGCGGAAGAAGGCGGAGAAAGAGGGTTCAACTACCAATGCTGACAAGGGTGTCATGCTTCAGCCTGATCCTACTCATAAGGCCAAACGGAAGAGGGGTTATGTGAGAGAGAAGATTGCTGAGACTTTTCTGGAGAAAGGGGATTCTTCTATGGAGCTTCAGAAAGTGGAGTCGGCGTATGAATCTCAGAAACGGTTGCACGGTTATTCAGAGGATGTACATAGTAGGTCTCTGTGGGGTAAATTATACCCTTTCTCTGTTATGGCTGATGAACTTTGCTGTTTTCCTGACGACATGAAGATGATTGAAAGTGTTGGGCATGTTGGAGTGAGCCGCTTTCTGCAGGTGAGGAGTTTAAGTTGCTTAGTTTTTCATAAGTTTTTGCGTTATGTTGATGATGTTGTTTGCGTTGTAGGTAATTGGAGCGCGTATTGTGGCTGTCGGGCGTGCTCAAGAGCTTGTTCTTGAGAAGGAAAATAAAACTGCTCTGGACGTGGCCGAGCTTTCCTCGGTTGTGGAGGAAAAAGAGAAGACAATCGTGGAGCTGTCTTCCTCGCTGAGGTTGAAGGAAACGGAGCTTGCTGACGAGAAGCGTCTTCGACTCTCTACTGCTGAGGAAGTGAAGACAGTTGAAGCTTAGAATGATCGTTTGGGGTCGAGGGTCAAGGAGCTGCAAACCGAGGTTTACGAGGCCTTTGCACAAGGCTTTGAGCGTGCTGGTTTGAAGTCTGCTTGGTCGAAGGATATTGTGACATCTGACTCTTTGTCCTTCCTTGGTTGTATGGTTCCTTCGATTGCTAGCATTGCTCTGTAGCTTCGTTTCCTGGCTGAGCTTGTTTCTCCTCCGCCTGCGAATCCTCCTGATATGTGGTTAATGACTCCTCTTGGTGGATCAGGAGTCGTCCTCTCTTTTTTGTCGTCGGACTTTGCTTGTTTATGCTCTATCTTATCCGAGTTCCCTCCTCTGCCCTTCCGGGTCTCGATATATTTGTCCAAGAGCCCTTGGCGTGCTAGCCTTTCCAGGAGGTCCTTCGCGACGATGCAGTCATCCGTAGTGTGACCGAACTTTCGGTGGAAAGCACAATGCTTTGTTTTGTCCGCGAACCTTTGATCCTGGTAGTTTCCTGCTCGGGCTGGTGGCTTTATGATTTTGGCGTTGAGGATTTCTCTGATAATGTTTTCTCTTCTGGTATTGAATCTGGTGTATGTGTTGTACTTTGAAGCGGGCCTGGAAGGTTTCTTACTGTCCCTGTTGACTGGCGATCTGAAAGTTCTTTCTTCGTCTCTCCGACTTGGTTGTTTGTCCGATTTTTGGGCTTCTCGGAGTTCTTCGATCTCCATTTGACCTGCCGCCCTTTCTCGGAATTCCTCTAGCATTTTTGGCTTTGTTATGGCAATGGTCTCCCGGAATTTGCCGGGCCTGAGGCCGGCCTTGAGGGCGTGAAGGTGGACGGCCGGGTCTAGGTCCTGGATTTCCATAGTGGCGTCAGCGAATCTGGTCATGTAGTCCTTCAGGCTTTCGTGCTGACCTTGCTTAATGGTGCCGAGGTAATCTGAGCCATGTACGTAGATTCTTGAAGCGGCAAAATAATCAATGAACGATCTGGCGAGGTCTTCGAAGGAGGAAATTGAACCTTTAGGAAGTTTAGAGAACCAGAGTAATGCGGCGCCGTCGAGGTAGGTAGGAAATGCTCGGCAAAGGACGGGCTCGTTCTTAGGGCCGTTGAAAAACATCATTGATTGGAACTTCTTTATGTGGGCTCGGGGGTCGCCGAACCCTTTGTATGGCTCCAGTGCGGTTGGGAGAGTAAAGTTTTTTGGCATCTGATAATTTGTGATCTCTTCGGAAAAGGGGTTGTCGAGGGTGAGCTTCTCCTTTGGCGGGGTAACGTTCAAAGGGTCTGTGGTACCTTGAGCCGAATTTTTGGAGCTTTCTCCATTGTTCTGCGTAGACAACTCGGCTATTCTTCGTACTTTCGCCTGCAGCTCGGCGATTCGAGCCAGGAGGTCATCCTGTGAAAGCTGTGGGCTTTCCTTGTCAGCCATGTTCGAGGATCGGGAATCCTGCAAAATAGGGTAGTAGactaaacaaaggaaaaagtgggGTTAGAAGTATCCGGCCCCACAGTGGGCGCCAAGTGATTCGTCCGAACACTGTGTAGGCCGAGCTTAAGCACTTCCGAGCAAGTCGTCAACCGAGAGGAAGGGCTTTACGTCGGCCAGGGTCAAACACCACGGCGGGAATACCTGCAAAAgatactccgacgctcaagtcagtaatGATCtcagaaaagagagagagaataattaAGTGAGAGTGAGATAAGTGAATATGAAAACTGATAAATGAAAACCTGAGACCTAGTCGAGCGTATCAGCTAGGTCTTATAGGAGTTGGTTTTTACCCGTTAGTGGGTGAGTCCTAGTTTATAGGTTGGTTAGGATATTCTGTTTTGGTGCTATAAACCAGTTGAGCACGTTTCTTATTTTAAGTTGGGTGATGCTGCTTCGGTCCTGATCATGTGCCGGGATTTTCGGACGGCTGATACGGGACCGAGCTTTATGATGCATGTGTCTTTTATGTGATTGGATGAGGCCGAACTTATCTGCTTTTGGGCCGAGCTTGTTTAATGTGATGTCAGCCTCAGATATTTGCGTGCCGAGCATTCCGGGCGACCGAGGATACAGGTACCGTATCAGTTATATTATTAGACTCCTAGTATATGGTTCGCATTATACACAAATCttatacttaatttattttattatatttatatatagtttgtatacaaaaatattaatatatatatttattgaaagaattaatttatttagtatacaaaaaactttttttctcaatcttttttattatgttgATGTTTAGTccgataaatattttttaacttacaTTTTTTATTCCTAATAACAAACaggcaaaaaaaattaatgaacaaattatttataattttt from Arachis duranensis cultivar V14167 chromosome 4, aradu.V14167.gnm2.J7QH, whole genome shotgun sequence encodes:
- the LOC107486021 gene encoding uncharacterized protein LOC107486021, which codes for MADKESPQLSQDDLLARIAELQAKVRRIAELSTQNNGESSKNSAQGTTDPLNVTPPKEKLTLDNPFSEEITNYQMPKNFTLPTALEPYKGFGDPRAHIKKFQSMMFFNGPKNEPVLCRAFPTYLDGAALLWFSKLPKGSISSFEDLARSFIDYFAASRIYVHGSDYLGTIKQGQHESLKDYMTRFADATMEIQDLDPAVHLHALKAGLRPGKFRETIAITKPKMLEEFRERAAGQMEIEELREAQKSDKQPSRRDEERTFRSPVNRDSKKPSRPASKYNTYTRFNTRRENIIREILNAKIIKPPARAGNYQDQRFADKTKHCAFHRKFGHTTDDCIVAKDLLERLARQGLLDKYIETRKGRGGNSDKIEHKQAKSDDKKERTTPDPPRGVINHISGGFAGGGETSSARKRSYRAMLAIEGTIQPRKDKESDVTISFDQADFKPARSKPCAKAS